The Cloacibacterium sp. TD35 region ATCTATAGAAGTTCCTAGTGAACAGTAACCATGCTGGTCTGGTGGCGAAACATGAATAATAGCTACATCTAATGGAAGAATATTGTTTTTAAATAAAATAGGAATTTCACTCAAAAAAACAGGAACAAAATCTCCTCTGTCACTGTTTACCGCTTCTCTTACTGGTGCCGAAACAAAAAGAGAGTTGATGTAAAAACTGTCTCTATATTCTGGTTTTGCGATTTCTACTTCACCTTGAACGGTGATGGAAACCACCTCTACATCTCTTAATCTGTGGGCTTGCTTTGCTAATTCCGAAATCAAATAATTAGGAGTACAAGCACTCCCGTGAAAAAATATTCTTTGGTTGCTCTGGACAAGTGATAAGGCTTCTTCTGCCGTGACGTAATTATACATAATATAATCGTTTTTATGTTTCTAAACTTTTCAATTTTCTCTGTTTCCCAAAGTTACATTTTTATGAAGAATGTAAAAGATGAGATTTATCAAATAAACTTCTGATTTTTTGATAATATTGACCTGTTTTTGTGCTAAAGTGCATAAAAATAGGAATTTTTAACCCATAAATTTTTTAAATGTTTATTCGGGTTTTTACTCTTGACTTCTGTCGTGTAAATAATTTTCTTCGGTGTCTAACCAACTGGTAGCGTATGATTTATCTTCCACTTTCATCGCTTCTTCTGTAATTTTAAGTGGTCTGAAAGGATCTATCATTACCGCATATTCTTCGGTGAATTTTTTGCCAATGCTTCTTTCCATCGCGCCAGGATGAGGTCCGTGAACAATTCCGCCAGGATGAAGGGTAAAGTCTATTAAGTCAATATGATTTCTGCTCATAAAATCTCCTTCAGTGTAAAAAAGAACCTCGTCTGAATCTATATTGGAGTGGTTATAAGGTGCAGGAATCGCTTGAGGATGATAATCGTACATTCTTGCCACAAAAGAACAAATCACAAAATTATGTGCTTCAAAATTCTGATGAATGGGTGGTGGTAAATGCACTCTTCCAGTAATCGGTTCAAAATTTTTGATGTTGAATTTATAAGGATAGAAATAACCGTCCCAACCTACCACATCAAAAGGATGTGTAGCGTAAATAAAATCCCAAATCAAGTTTTCTTTTTTTACTTTAATCAGAAATTCTCCTTTTTCGTCTTTGGGTTCTACAAAAGTGGGTGCGATAATATCTCTTTCGCAAAAAGGTGAATGTTCCAGCAATTGCCCAAACTCATTTCTGTATCTTTTTGGCGTATAAATTGGTGAATGTGCTTCTAAAAAGAAAAAAACATTTTCTGTAGTTTCTAAATCTACTTGATAAATAGTTCCTCTTGGAATGATAAGGTAATCTCCTTTTTCGAAGTCTAAATTACCTACAAAGGTTTTCAGTGTGCCTTTTCCTTCGTGTACGAAAAGCAGTTCATCACATTCTGCATTTTTATAAAAATAATCTGTAGATTTTTTAGGCTTTGCTAAGCCCATTTTTAAATCGTTGTTTAACAACAAAACTTTTCTACTTTCTAAATAATCATTTTCGGGAGTTACTTGTACACCTTTAAACATTCTTGGAGTAATGTTTCTGTCTACAGCAATTTTTGGAGTAACATCTTTTGGCGAACCAATAGATTTAATCTGTGTAGGTCTGTGAATATGATACAGTAACGAAGAGATTCCGTGAAAACCTTCAGTCCCAAAAAGCTGTTCGTAATAGAAATTCCCTTCCTCGGATTTAAAAATGGTATGCCTTTTTTGCGGAATTTTTCCTAATGTGATGTATCTCATTTCTACTGGTGTTCTGATTTTCCCAAATATAATAAAATTTAGAAATCTCACTCCATAAAAAACTCCCGACGAAATTCGGGAGTATAATAGAAATGAGTTAAGACGAAAAATTTAAGTGTTGATATAGTGGGTAAGATTTTCGATGACGTCTTTTTGGTGCAATAAAACCTCGTCTAGAAGGTCTTTTACAGAAATTAGACCGATGAGTGTTTCATTTTCTACCACTGGCAAATATCTCACATTGAGTTGAGTCATGATTTCCATACATTTTTCGATGGGGTCATTTTTAGAAAGTTTTGGGAGGTCTGTTCTCATAATTTCTCTTACCGGAAGTTGCTTAGAACTTTTGTTGAGGAGAACAACTTGGCGAGCGTAATTTCTCTCCGAAAGAATGCCGAGATATCGTGTTCCATCCATTACAATAACAGAGCCTATGTTTTTGTCTGCCATTAATTTTAAAGCTTCGAAAACGGTTTTTTCAGGTTCGATGATGGCGAGTTCTCTTGATTTTCTATCAAGAATGTGTTTTATAGTTCTCATATTCATGTGGTTTTAGGGTGTCACTAAAATTAATAAAATATTTTGAATATGAAATAGTTAGCGAAAAAAAATCTAAATTTTTTGAGAAAAATATTAGTTTTCGGTCAAAGAAATTCCGCCAAGATTTCCGCTACTCATCATCAGGAAAGCAGAATTTGATTTTTCTAGATTTTGCCAAAAATTTTTCAAATCATCCACATTGGTAAAAACCTGTAAATTTTCTTTCCCGAAAGATTCTTTAATCAACTCAGGCGAAATAGGCGACATGTTTTTGATGTGTAAAGCCTCCAAATCATAAAAAACAATCGCTTCATCGAGTTTGGCTAAAGTATTTTTATATTTTGGCAAAAATGCTGGATTAAGAGAAGAGTAGGTGTGGAGTTCTAGAAAACCTACTTTATTCATCGCAGGAAATTGTTCTGCAAAAGCTTCTACAGATGCTTTTACTTTGCTCGGAGCATGTGCAAAATCTCTGTACAAGATGATGTCGTCATTTCTTTTCACCTTTTCTAAACGTTTTGATGCGCCAGAGAAACTCATCATAGCTTCGTAGAAATCTTCGTCTAGAATGCCCAATTGATTACAAATAAGCCTTGCTCCTTCTAAATTCAGTAAATTGTGCTTTCCGAAAATTTTAAGCGGAATTTGCCCCATTTCTGTCTCTACTGAAGTTTTACCGTTTTTGGTTTCGTAGTTGGGCGTTTTGTAAGGCATTTTTCTGAAATAATTCTCCGCTTCGTCTACCAGTTTTACTACGGTTTCATCTTCTTCATTGTACACCAGAATTCCACCAGAAGTAATGTTTTTAATGAAATTTCTGAAAGCGTCTACATATTCTTCCTCAGTTTTGAAAACATTGATGTGATCCCAAGAAATCCCAGAAATCAAAGCAATATTCGGATGATAATGCAAGAATTTCGGACTAGAATCTATCGGCGAAGAAAGATATTCATCTCCTTCAAAGATAATAAAATCATTTTCCGAAGAAATTTTCACCATGCACTCAAAACCATCTAACGGCGCTCCCACCATAAAATCTGTGTCAAAATGATGGTATTGTAAAGCATGAAGAACCATCGAAGTAATGGTAGTTTTCCCGTGAGAACCTGCAATCACCACTCTGGTTTTTTCTTTGCTCTGCTCGTACAGAAATTCCGGATAAGAATAGATTTTAATGCCTAGTTCTTGGGCTTTCAAGAGTTCTGGATTATCTTTTTTGGCGTGCATTCCTAGAATGACAGCGTCTAGATTTTCAGAAATTTTCTCAGTAAACCAACCTAAACTTTCAGGAAGAAGTCCGTTTTTTTGCAATTGAGAAAGAGAAGGTTCAAAAATAGCATCATCTGAACCTGTGATTTGGTAACCTTTATTTTTGAGAGCTATGGCAAGATTGTGCATCGCAGCACCGCCAATCGCAATGAAATGAATGTTCATATTTCAATTAAAATTAAAAAGAGCCAAGTAAAAAGAGCCAAGTAAAATTTCAGAAATAATTTTACTCGTCTTTTTTCTCTTGTTTTTTGCGCTCCTGATATTCTTTGTCGTAATCGTGAAGCACATTATGCTCAGGTGTTTGCTCGATGGCGTGCATAATTTTTTTCAGAATATCTTCTGCTTTTTCGTTGTCGTAATCTATGTCCAGTGGAGCTTTAAATTGCATAGTTGGTTCTACACCCGTCACTTTTATTCTCAATCCTTTTTTGTCAAAAGCTCTACGGAAACCATTGATTTTGATAGGAATAACGATAGAACGCTGTTGCTGAATGAGTTTAGCAGTTCCTTTTCTACCTTGTGCAAAAGCAGAAGTAGTTCCTTGAGGAAACGAAATTACCCAACCATTATCTAGCGCTTTCATAATGTTTTCTACTTCTCTTAAATCTACCATTCTGTGCACGTTTTTGCCTTCGGCGCGCCAAGTTCTTTTTACCGTAACTGCACCCGCCAATTTAAAAATTCTTGCCAAAATCCCTTTATTCATGGTTTCTTCTGCGGCTACGTAGTAGAAATCTACTTTTGGATTGAGCAGGTAAACAGGATTTTTGATGGTGTTCATATATCCATTATTTACGGCACAGAAAACGTGGTACATTGCCGCTACATCAGCAAAATACGTTTGGTGATTGGATACGAATAATACATTGGTTTTCGGGAGGTTTACCAAATGCTCGGTTCCTGTAATTTTCAGTTTGTTGAACCCATTAAATCTTCTGTAGGAAATCATTCCCAAGATGAAGATGATAAATCTTTTTAAAAAGTAAATATTCCCGAAAGAATCTGTAAAAATGCTTTTCTTCGCCATTTTTCAAGCAGCTTGAAGCTAAATTTTGTTAAACACAAATGATAAAATCACTATTGTCTACGATTGATAAAATAAACAGTGGACTTTGCAAATTTAAACATTTTTTAGCAACTCGTTCAATTCACTCAAAATCATAGAAGTGGCACCCCAAATTTTGTGGTTTTGGAAATCAAAATAAGGCACTTTATATCCATTAGTTCTTGGTAATTCCATGGTTAGAGGTGGTTTTGGTAAATCTCGAATCACGGAAAGCGGAACTTCTAGAATTTCTTGAACTTCGGTTTGCTGATGATTAAAATCTGGCCAATTTTCGGTGTAAGACAAAAAAGCATACACGAAAAAATTACTTGGCGGAATATAAATAGGGGAGAGTTCTCTCACGATTTTGATTTGAGACATGGTAACGCCTATTTCTTCCCAAGTTTCTCTGATGGCGGTTTCTGCAAAATCTGCATCGGTGTCATCTTTTTTACCACCAGGAAGCGAAATCTGCCCAGAATGTCTATCATTCTCATTATGTGTTCTGTGAATGAGCGGAAAGTACCATTCTCCGTTTTTGGGATACAGTAAAATATTGACGGCGGCGTATTTAGGATTTTTAGCCAAAATTTCTTCTTGCGTGAGTAGAGAACGATAAGGTGGTGCATAGATTTTTTGCGCATCAAAACCGCCCAACTCTGCATCTTGCAACTGCTGTAATAGTATTTCTAAAGAATTTTGCATCTCTCAAAAATATGAAATTTTTAGCAGAGCTTGTTTTAAAGGATTGTTAAATGTTGATAAGATTTTTTACGACTCAAGTTAGGGTATGAGTAGAGTTTCTTTTTACGTTTGTTCGTGGTTTGTTCGTAATTTACGGTACTTTTCCGAGCTTGATTCGAAGGAAACACGAACAAATCACGAGCAAACACGAAGTATGACTGCTCTTTTACCCGAAATGAAGTAGAAACTTCTTTCATAAAAAAATCCTCAGAACATTCTGAGGATTTTTAGTTTATATGAATGTACTTACATATTGCAAATCCTCGATATCTGGGCGATGAGTGTTTAAATTTTTTTTTAATCTGTAATAAAAGAAAAGTCGGAAGAAATTTTCTTCCGACCATTACTAGACTTATGCCCGTGCTTTTAATTTGTTATA contains the following coding sequences:
- a CDS encoding homogentisate 1,2-dioxygenase: MRYITLGKIPQKRHTIFKSEEGNFYYEQLFGTEGFHGISSLLYHIHRPTQIKSIGSPKDVTPKIAVDRNITPRMFKGVQVTPENDYLESRKVLLLNNDLKMGLAKPKKSTDYFYKNAECDELLFVHEGKGTLKTFVGNLDFEKGDYLIIPRGTIYQVDLETTENVFFFLEAHSPIYTPKRYRNEFGQLLEHSPFCERDIIAPTFVEPKDEKGEFLIKVKKENLIWDFIYATHPFDVVGWDGYFYPYKFNIKNFEPITGRVHLPPPIHQNFEAHNFVICSFVARMYDYHPQAIPAPYNHSNIDSDEVLFYTEGDFMSRNHIDLIDFTLHPGGIVHGPHPGAMERSIGKKFTEEYAVMIDPFRPLKITEEAMKVEDKSYATSWLDTEENYLHDRSQE
- a CDS encoding CBS domain-containing protein, whose protein sequence is MRTIKHILDRKSRELAIIEPEKTVFEALKLMADKNIGSVIVMDGTRYLGILSERNYARQVVLLNKSSKQLPVREIMRTDLPKLSKNDPIEKCMEIMTQLNVRYLPVVENETLIGLISVKDLLDEVLLHQKDVIENLTHYINT
- a CDS encoding UDP-N-acetylmuramate--L-alanine ligase, with protein sequence MNIHFIAIGGAAMHNLAIALKNKGYQITGSDDAIFEPSLSQLQKNGLLPESLGWFTEKISENLDAVILGMHAKKDNPELLKAQELGIKIYSYPEFLYEQSKEKTRVVIAGSHGKTTITSMVLHALQYHHFDTDFMVGAPLDGFECMVKISSENDFIIFEGDEYLSSPIDSSPKFLHYHPNIALISGISWDHINVFKTEEEYVDAFRNFIKNITSGGILVYNEEDETVVKLVDEAENYFRKMPYKTPNYETKNGKTSVETEMGQIPLKIFGKHNLLNLEGARLICNQLGILDEDFYEAMMSFSGASKRLEKVKRNDDIILYRDFAHAPSKVKASVEAFAEQFPAMNKVGFLELHTYSSLNPAFLPKYKNTLAKLDEAIVFYDLEALHIKNMSPISPELIKESFGKENLQVFTNVDDLKNFWQNLEKSNSAFLMMSSGNLGGISLTEN
- a CDS encoding lysophospholipid acyltransferase family protein yields the protein MAKKSIFTDSFGNIYFLKRFIIFILGMISYRRFNGFNKLKITGTEHLVNLPKTNVLFVSNHQTYFADVAAMYHVFCAVNNGYMNTIKNPVYLLNPKVDFYYVAAEETMNKGILARIFKLAGAVTVKRTWRAEGKNVHRMVDLREVENIMKALDNGWVISFPQGTTSAFAQGRKGTAKLIQQQRSIVIPIKINGFRRAFDKKGLRIKVTGVEPTMQFKAPLDIDYDNEKAEDILKKIMHAIEQTPEHNVLHDYDKEYQERKKQEKKDE
- a CDS encoding NUDIX hydrolase: MQNSLEILLQQLQDAELGGFDAQKIYAPPYRSLLTQEEILAKNPKYAAVNILLYPKNGEWYFPLIHRTHNENDRHSGQISLPGGKKDDTDADFAETAIRETWEEIGVTMSQIKIVRELSPIYIPPSNFFVYAFLSYTENWPDFNHQQTEVQEILEVPLSVIRDLPKPPLTMELPRTNGYKVPYFDFQNHKIWGATSMILSELNELLKNV